From Pelosinus fermentans DSM 17108, the proteins below share one genomic window:
- a CDS encoding transcriptional regulator GutM, whose translation MDSSNLFLGLIILMVVQAIGTYIQVQQYKKAVRRLHKMGNVGIGSKKGRFRPGNIVVIACNSKGIITAGEIMEGYTVFNGFKEVRGIIGKSIYQLRAEYEELPEKKQKAYKAHIQALDALNFRLNPIEI comes from the coding sequence ATGGATTCGAGCAACTTATTTTTGGGCTTGATCATTCTTATGGTTGTTCAAGCAATTGGCACTTATATACAAGTTCAGCAATATAAAAAAGCAGTTCGAAGATTGCACAAAATGGGCAATGTTGGTATTGGCAGCAAAAAAGGCAGATTTAGACCTGGAAATATCGTTGTTATTGCTTGTAATAGTAAGGGAATCATTACAGCGGGTGAAATAATGGAGGGATATACTGTTTTTAATGGATTTAAAGAAGTTCGCGGGATAATTGGTAAAAGCATTTACCAACTGCGAGCAGAATATGAAGAGCTGCCAGAGAAGAAACAGAAAGCATATAAAGCACATATTCAGGCATTGGATGCTTTGAATTTCAGATTGAATCCTATAGAAATATAA
- a CDS encoding sugar-binding transcriptional regulator produces MVSIKKIIDDTRLIFKCCSLYYDDNISQQEICEQLNISRPSVSRMIKLGRELGIVKIEVNNPYNLTFGKLERELEKKFGLKEVIVVESSPIETGTERISSSLGEETINFLSRTLEDGDIVGVSMGMTLQNVIRAKRNIEEAIRCTFVPIVGGIGESRLDIHSNYIAGEFAKLFGGDCVQFFSPAIFSNVTVLEGFLQEKSVRSIFNLYRNVGTVIMGIGIPERGGSTLMTTGYIDGEVLDSFVAAGAVGDISLQFFDQSGSTENFKEFNDRVAGMPIEQLKKVQKRIGIAGGSQKAQAVMGAIKGGFLNILITDLDCANALIEM; encoded by the coding sequence GTGGTTTCTATCAAAAAAATTATTGATGACACAAGGCTCATTTTTAAGTGCTGCAGCCTTTACTATGATGATAATATAAGCCAGCAGGAAATTTGTGAGCAACTGAATATTTCCAGGCCGTCCGTTTCAAGGATGATTAAATTAGGCCGAGAGCTAGGCATTGTAAAGATTGAGGTCAATAATCCCTACAATTTAACATTTGGAAAACTAGAACGAGAATTAGAGAAGAAATTTGGTCTTAAGGAAGTTATTGTAGTGGAATCAAGTCCGATTGAAACGGGTACAGAAAGAATTAGCAGCAGCTTAGGAGAAGAAACAATAAACTTTCTGTCCAGAACCTTAGAAGATGGTGACATTGTAGGGGTTTCTATGGGAATGACGCTGCAAAATGTAATTAGAGCAAAACGCAATATTGAAGAAGCCATCCGGTGTACCTTTGTACCTATTGTTGGTGGTATTGGTGAAAGTAGATTGGATATTCACTCCAACTACATTGCTGGTGAATTTGCAAAATTATTTGGCGGCGATTGTGTACAATTTTTCTCTCCCGCAATTTTTTCAAATGTAACCGTATTAGAAGGATTCCTTCAAGAAAAGTCGGTGAGAAGCATTTTTAATCTGTATCGGAATGTTGGTACTGTCATTATGGGAATCGGCATACCGGAACGAGGCGGTTCAACACTGATGACTACTGGTTATATTGATGGAGAAGTATTGGATAGCTTTGTTGCAGCGGGTGCAGTTGGTGATATTTCACTACAATTTTTTGATCAATCCGGCAGTACAGAAAACTTCAAAGAGTTTAACGACAGAGTAGCCGGCATGCCAATTGAACAATTGAAAAAAGTACAAAAGAGGATTGGTATTGCGGGCGGCAGCCAGAAAGCACAAGCCGTAATGGGTGCGATTAAAGGCGGGTTCTTAAATATATTGATTACTGATCTTGATTGTGCAAATGCTTTAATTGAGATGTGA
- a CDS encoding peptidase domain-containing ABC transporter, whose translation MAKQNMQEEVKLQDNIFVDSALKCLLMIAQMIGIAADEKQIRRAHIIGNEGMDLTTLIRTAKEMGLKAHFTDYSNKKGKASFPLPAIGILKNGCYIIILNRDRENTIVFDPYKNHPVSIAESVFLEQWSGKIILIAKQPSYIEKEEPKFGLAWFLPIIMQYKKAFGKVLLLSLVLQLFGLVSPLFTQVIINKVLVHHGLSTLNIFIVGMLILCIFEAWINGLRSCMLNHHVSKIDVTLSARIFHHVMALPIRFFEKYKVGEIVSRIRELDTIRGFIVGSAFTAVLDSVFSVIYLAIMFTYSGSLTGITLAALGLYIILNLILTPLFRRKLKEKFKLETANQTFMIEAITGIQTVKSLAVEKYFIQKWDEMLSRYIKSVFVTANINNIGHNAAALIQQLCMISILWVGINQVMENRLTVGELIAFQMYSSFVVSPVLRLVDLWQNFQQTRVSINQLDDIMSEKSEPIFDPNRTTLSTIRGEIILDRVTFRYREDTNEILSQINLKIEAGASIGIVGRSGSGKSTLTKIIQRLYVPETGRILIDGVDMAQVEPAWLRRQVGVVLQETYLFNGSIKDNIALAKMDASMEEIQKVAQIAGVDEFANEMPNGYNTIVGERGATLSGGQKQRIAIARALLTDPRILIFDEATSALDNESENSIKANLGQMAAGRTLIMIAHRLTTIRDCDTIIVMEQGKIIEQGSHLELLAQKGSYYELYRLQEIESKNVS comes from the coding sequence ATGGCTAAACAAAATATGCAAGAAGAAGTGAAACTACAAGATAATATTTTTGTTGATTCAGCATTAAAATGCTTACTAATGATAGCCCAAATGATTGGCATTGCAGCCGATGAAAAACAAATACGTCGTGCTCACATCATAGGCAATGAAGGGATGGATTTAACAACTCTTATCCGAACAGCGAAAGAAATGGGACTAAAAGCTCATTTTACAGATTACAGTAATAAAAAAGGTAAAGCATCATTCCCTTTGCCTGCAATTGGGATCTTAAAAAATGGCTGTTACATAATCATACTGAATCGAGATCGTGAAAACACAATTGTCTTTGACCCTTACAAAAACCATCCAGTAAGCATTGCAGAAAGTGTTTTCTTAGAACAATGGAGTGGCAAAATCATTCTGATTGCGAAGCAGCCTAGCTATATCGAAAAAGAAGAGCCCAAATTTGGATTAGCCTGGTTTCTCCCGATCATTATGCAGTACAAAAAAGCTTTTGGTAAAGTACTGCTGCTTTCATTAGTGTTACAGCTATTTGGACTTGTGAGCCCTTTATTTACCCAAGTAATTATCAATAAGGTTTTAGTGCATCACGGTCTGAGTACCCTCAATATATTCATTGTAGGCATGTTAATCCTTTGCATATTTGAAGCATGGATTAATGGGTTAAGAAGTTGTATGCTGAACCACCACGTAAGTAAAATTGATGTTACGCTCAGTGCAAGAATCTTTCATCATGTTATGGCATTGCCAATACGGTTTTTCGAAAAATATAAAGTTGGTGAGATTGTATCTCGCATTCGAGAGTTGGATACGATACGGGGGTTTATTGTCGGATCTGCTTTTACTGCGGTTCTCGACAGTGTATTTTCAGTAATTTATCTTGCCATCATGTTTACGTATAGCGGTTCTCTTACCGGAATAACATTAGCAGCTTTAGGGCTTTATATCATCCTTAATTTAATCTTGACCCCTTTGTTTCGAAGGAAATTAAAAGAGAAATTTAAACTTGAGACTGCAAACCAAACCTTTATGATAGAAGCCATTACGGGAATCCAAACTGTAAAATCCTTGGCCGTAGAAAAATATTTCATTCAAAAGTGGGATGAAATGTTATCGAGATATATTAAATCAGTTTTTGTCACTGCGAATATAAACAATATTGGTCATAATGCTGCAGCGTTAATTCAGCAGCTTTGCATGATTAGCATACTGTGGGTTGGCATCAATCAAGTCATGGAGAATCGGCTAACGGTTGGAGAATTGATTGCTTTTCAAATGTATTCCAGTTTTGTAGTTTCTCCGGTACTGCGATTAGTTGATCTTTGGCAGAACTTCCAACAGACAAGAGTATCGATCAATCAGCTTGATGATATTATGAGTGAAAAATCAGAACCTATTTTTGATCCAAATCGAACCACACTATCAACGATTCGTGGAGAAATTATATTAGATCGAGTCACTTTCCGGTACCGGGAAGATACAAATGAGATACTTAGCCAAATCAATCTGAAAATAGAGGCTGGTGCCAGTATTGGTATTGTTGGTCGGTCGGGATCAGGTAAAAGTACCTTGACGAAAATCATTCAAAGGCTGTATGTGCCGGAAACAGGCAGAATACTAATTGATGGTGTGGATATGGCTCAAGTAGAACCTGCTTGGCTGAGAAGACAGGTAGGGGTAGTGCTGCAAGAAACCTATCTGTTCAATGGGAGTATTAAAGATAACATTGCATTAGCTAAAATGGATGCGAGTATGGAAGAAATACAGAAGGTGGCACAGATTGCAGGAGTAGATGAATTTGCCAATGAGATGCCCAATGGGTATAACACGATTGTAGGGGAACGAGGTGCTACCTTATCAGGAGGGCAAAAACAACGCATCGCCATTGCCCGGGCATTGCTTACAGATCCTAGAATTCTTATTTTTGATGAGGCTACCAGTGCATTAGACAATGAATCAGAAAATAGTATAAAAGCGAATCTTGGACAAATGGCAGCAGGACGAACATTAATCATGATCGCTCATCGACTAACGACAATACGTGACTGTGATACCATTATTGTAATGGAACAGGGAAAGATCATTGAACAAGGATCGCACCTTGAATTGCTGGCCCAAAAAGGCAGTTATTACGAATTGTATAGGCTGCAGGAAATTGAGAGCAAAAATGTAAGTTGA
- a CDS encoding HlyD family type I secretion periplasmic adaptor subunit, with the protein MLNKMYGYMKNKEELKNLPEKVKEFYERVKIKNIERFKSKEAEFLPAALEIVESPPSYGSRTVLWTFFILAVIALLWVTFGSVNEVAIAPGKIIPNGYVRVLQAEDKGIIKKIHVVDGQKVQKGDLLLELDTTYSADDLAKVKREAINAQLEVERLTAEKENRSFLPHAILEAEENDRQAQINLYNSRNFAYQTRFEEARHMVQQYQQNLLSAQVEKNKLTKLHQLAKEKESKLEQLVNENAISKFTLIDQQSKREEVEQNLAEQESIIKAQESLLSKSQASLARVVAEKNVEVDTKLVEARQKRFYCNEALKKAEEKNRLATIVAPDDGYISNLAVHTIGGIVTPAQVLLEVVPDKVSLEVEAWVANKDIGFIQKGQSAEVKIESFNFQKYGTIPAVVVTISPNAVEDREKGNVYRVILQMDRDHVVVNNQETRFNSGMVVNAEIKTRQKQIYEFFLEPFKKYKSESLRER; encoded by the coding sequence ATGCTTAATAAAATGTACGGATATATGAAGAATAAGGAAGAGTTAAAGAATCTTCCAGAAAAGGTAAAAGAATTTTATGAAAGAGTAAAAATTAAGAATATCGAAAGATTTAAAAGTAAGGAAGCTGAATTTTTACCTGCAGCTTTGGAAATCGTTGAATCGCCGCCATCCTATGGCAGCAGAACGGTATTATGGACATTTTTCATCTTAGCAGTTATTGCATTGCTGTGGGTGACATTTGGCAGTGTAAACGAAGTCGCAATAGCGCCAGGAAAAATTATTCCTAATGGCTATGTTAGAGTGCTTCAAGCGGAAGATAAGGGGATCATTAAAAAGATTCATGTTGTAGATGGACAAAAAGTACAAAAGGGAGATTTGTTATTAGAATTAGATACTACATATTCTGCAGATGATTTAGCTAAGGTGAAAAGGGAAGCCATTAATGCCCAGCTTGAAGTAGAGCGCCTGACCGCCGAAAAAGAAAATCGATCCTTTCTGCCCCATGCAATACTCGAAGCAGAAGAAAACGATAGACAAGCGCAAATCAATCTCTATAACAGTCGTAATTTTGCATATCAGACAAGATTCGAAGAAGCCCGGCATATGGTGCAGCAATATCAGCAAAATTTGCTGAGTGCTCAAGTGGAGAAGAATAAACTAACAAAGCTGCATCAGCTTGCCAAAGAAAAAGAAAGTAAACTAGAACAGCTAGTAAATGAAAATGCAATATCAAAATTTACCTTGATAGACCAGCAAAGTAAACGAGAAGAAGTTGAGCAGAATTTAGCAGAACAAGAATCGATAATCAAGGCACAAGAATCCTTATTATCAAAAAGCCAGGCCTCTTTAGCACGGGTTGTAGCAGAAAAAAATGTGGAGGTTGACACAAAGCTGGTTGAGGCAAGACAAAAACGTTTCTATTGCAATGAAGCATTGAAAAAAGCAGAAGAAAAGAATCGTTTAGCAACCATTGTGGCACCAGATGACGGGTATATAAGCAATTTAGCAGTGCATACAATTGGAGGCATTGTGACGCCTGCCCAGGTATTGCTGGAGGTAGTGCCTGATAAAGTCAGCTTAGAAGTTGAGGCCTGGGTGGCAAATAAAGATATTGGATTTATACAGAAGGGACAATCTGCTGAGGTGAAGATAGAATCCTTTAATTTTCAAAAATATGGTACGATTCCTGCTGTTGTCGTTACGATTAGCCCAAATGCAGTAGAAGATCGGGAAAAGGGCAATGTATATCGAGTCATTTTGCAAATGGATAGAGACCATGTGGTTGTGAACAACCAAGAAACGCGTTTCAATAGTGGTATGGTGGTCAATGCTGAAATTAAAACGCGGCAAAAGCAAATCTATGAATTTTTCTTAGAGCCATTTAAAAAATACAAAAGCGAATCTTTGAGAGAGAGATAG
- a CDS encoding peptidase domain-containing ABC transporter, which produces MEEKIITEKENLAYMNTGKICLAVIAKGFGMPIDEEKLTKEYGIGDDLFEPKDLIKAAKKINLKAKVVKAGKRGLSAITAPAIGIMNNGDYVVIGENNAKKVALFSPRHGHSIVMPLEEFLLSWTGQAIICKRSFNIKDISRQFNLIWFIPVVVRYKRYFIEILGAAFFFQLFGLAVPLCTQVIIDKVIINHGTVTLNILVVGMVFVVLFQTVMNLIRTYLFTHTTNKIDVILGTRMFRLLMHLPIQFFEKRRVGDTLMRVSALNNIREFLTGTAMTVLIDLGFSAVFFAVMFYYSAPLTLIAIAAIPIQLAINIVGTPMYQKRLQDSWNASAENNAFVVEAITGIHTVKSLAVEPQFKFKWERLLAKSVSTNLDKAQFSVVLNNGGSLTQKLVAYLLIWFGGFMVIDGAVTIGQFIAFQMMANQAGAPLLRLVGMWQSFQQTKLAVTRIGDILNAVPEPTCLPDAIRLSEIKGEIKLENITFRYYIENDEVLRKINLHIKPGMKIGIVGRSGSGKSTLTKIIQRLYIPEAGRVLIDGVDIAQADPAWLRQQIGVVMQDNYLFNGSVRDNIALARQGASMEEINRIAKLAGAHDFILELPEGYDTIVGERGAALSGGQRQRIAIARALISNPKIVIFDEATSALDYHSERIIMGNLAQIAAGRTMIIVAHRLANVKECDAIIVMEKGQIIEQGTHDKLIKDRGIYYNLYQQQGDCHA; this is translated from the coding sequence ATGGAAGAAAAAATAATTACAGAAAAAGAAAATTTAGCATATATGAACACCGGGAAGATTTGTTTGGCAGTAATAGCAAAAGGCTTTGGAATGCCAATTGACGAAGAAAAACTGACAAAAGAGTATGGGATTGGCGATGATCTCTTTGAACCAAAGGACTTAATAAAAGCTGCAAAGAAGATAAATCTGAAAGCAAAAGTAGTAAAAGCAGGGAAAAGGGGACTTTCTGCAATTACGGCTCCTGCAATTGGGATTATGAACAACGGGGATTATGTAGTGATTGGGGAAAATAATGCAAAGAAAGTAGCATTGTTTTCTCCAAGGCATGGACATTCCATCGTAATGCCCTTAGAAGAATTCCTCCTTAGTTGGACAGGTCAAGCTATTATATGTAAGCGCTCCTTTAATATAAAGGACATCAGCAGACAATTTAATTTAATTTGGTTTATACCTGTTGTAGTCCGATATAAGCGTTACTTCATAGAGATTTTGGGAGCCGCATTCTTTTTTCAATTATTTGGACTAGCAGTGCCTTTATGCACACAGGTAATCATTGATAAAGTAATTATTAATCACGGAACCGTCACTTTAAATATACTCGTTGTGGGGATGGTGTTTGTAGTCCTATTCCAAACCGTAATGAACCTGATTAGGACATATTTATTTACCCATACCACAAATAAAATAGATGTAATCTTAGGTACTAGAATGTTCCGTCTTCTGATGCATCTACCTATACAATTCTTTGAAAAAAGACGGGTTGGGGATACTCTGATGAGAGTATCTGCTTTAAATAATATTCGCGAATTTTTAACTGGTACCGCCATGACGGTGCTGATTGACTTGGGTTTTTCTGCCGTATTTTTTGCTGTAATGTTTTATTATAGTGCACCTTTGACTTTAATCGCTATTGCTGCCATACCCATTCAATTGGCAATCAATATAGTAGGAACGCCAATGTATCAGAAAAGACTGCAGGACTCTTGGAATGCCAGTGCAGAAAACAATGCGTTTGTTGTTGAAGCGATAACGGGCATTCATACTGTAAAGTCTCTGGCAGTGGAGCCGCAATTTAAGTTTAAATGGGAAAGATTATTAGCCAAAAGCGTTAGTACTAATCTGGATAAAGCACAGTTCAGCGTTGTATTAAATAATGGGGGAAGCCTTACACAAAAACTAGTTGCCTACTTACTGATCTGGTTTGGCGGATTTATGGTAATTGATGGAGCGGTAACAATCGGTCAGTTTATTGCTTTCCAAATGATGGCCAATCAGGCTGGTGCACCTTTATTGCGCTTAGTAGGAATGTGGCAATCTTTTCAGCAGACAAAGCTGGCTGTTACAAGAATCGGAGATATATTAAATGCAGTACCAGAACCAACTTGTTTGCCAGATGCAATTCGATTATCAGAAATCAAAGGCGAAATAAAACTTGAAAATATAACCTTTAGGTACTACATTGAGAATGATGAAGTACTGCGAAAAATCAATCTACACATAAAACCAGGGATGAAGATCGGTATCGTAGGGCGATCGGGCTCCGGGAAAAGCACATTAACCAAAATCATTCAACGATTATATATTCCTGAAGCAGGTCGGGTTTTGATTGATGGTGTGGATATAGCTCAAGCTGATCCAGCTTGGTTAAGACAGCAAATTGGTGTGGTGATGCAAGACAACTATCTGTTTAATGGCAGTGTGCGAGACAATATAGCTCTTGCCCGTCAAGGTGCAAGCATGGAAGAGATCAATCGGATTGCTAAGCTTGCGGGTGCTCATGACTTTATTCTCGAACTTCCTGAAGGATATGATACGATTGTCGGAGAACGGGGTGCTGCATTATCTGGTGGTCAGCGCCAGCGAATTGCGATTGCCCGGGCATTAATTTCCAATCCTAAGATTGTAATATTTGATGAAGCTACCAGCGCATTAGATTATCATTCCGAGCGGATCATCATGGGAAATCTTGCACAGATCGCAGCTGGACGTACAATGATCATCGTTGCTCACCGTCTGGCAAATGTCAAAGAGTGTGACGCAATTATTGTCATGGAGAAAGGTCAAATTATAGAACAAGGGACACATGACAAACTCATAAAGGACAGAGGCATATATTATAATCTCTATCAACAGCAAGGAGACTGCCATGCTTAA
- a CDS encoding Imm74 family immunity protein, with protein MKITATASYLKVEIADKETIIQGKMLTDGFIAFSDTMNYWEPPYADIKINENIKTELINCLMKETQNSNFRIIFTKESN; from the coding sequence ATGAAAATAACAGCAACAGCATCGTATCTTAAAGTAGAGATCGCTGACAAAGAAACAATCATTCAAGGAAAAATGCTTACAGACGGATTCATTGCCTTTAGCGATACCATGAATTATTGGGAACCGCCATATGCAGATATCAAAATTAATGAGAATATAAAAACGGAACTTATAAACTGCCTAATGAAAGAAACTCAGAATTCTAATTTTAGAATCATCTTCACCAAAGAATCAAATTAG
- the citF gene encoding citrate lyase subunit alpha yields MKNSIGREIPDYIPGLGKVTGFGGAFARKPVGRTAGPALNTCLPRGDKLLASIETAIDAVGLKDGMTISFHHHFRNGDRILNRVVEAIAKKGIRDITLSPSSLNTVNDAIIPYIEQGVITAIETSGARGKMGRFLTEGHLKKPLHIRSHGGRAQAIESGAIHIDVAFLGAPACDRYGNINGIQGQSACGSLGYAIQDAAYADQVVAITDNLMAHPLFPISIPQTQVDYIVVVDSIGDPAGIASGALRYTKDPKELLIAKYAADVMDYSGYLQQDFSMQLGSGGASMAVGRFIKTKMLERGITGSFGVGGMTGVFAEMMEEGLFKMMFDVQDFDIPAIESIKKNSNHLEMSASYYANPHNSGAIVNNLDAVILSATEVDVDFNVNVITDSNGVIMGASGGHCDTAAGAKLTIVVAPLLRGRLPMVKDAVQTVVTPGETVDAIVTERGIAINPKRLDVIDNLKHSGLPIMSIYDLKDIAYGLCGKPEPIEVTDEIVGVVEYRDGTIIDVIRRPIF; encoded by the coding sequence ATGAAAAACTCCATCGGAAGAGAAATTCCTGATTATATACCTGGACTAGGGAAAGTGACTGGTTTTGGCGGTGCATTTGCCCGTAAACCTGTTGGACGGACTGCAGGGCCAGCTTTAAATACATGCCTGCCACGTGGGGATAAACTCTTAGCATCCATTGAAACTGCCATTGATGCCGTAGGCCTGAAAGACGGCATGACCATTTCGTTTCATCACCATTTTCGCAATGGAGATCGAATCCTAAATCGTGTTGTTGAAGCAATTGCAAAAAAGGGGATTCGTGATATTACCCTTTCCCCAAGCTCACTTAATACGGTCAATGACGCCATCATTCCCTACATTGAGCAGGGGGTCATTACCGCAATCGAAACAAGTGGTGCCAGAGGAAAAATGGGACGATTCTTAACAGAAGGACATTTGAAAAAACCGTTGCATATTCGCTCCCATGGCGGTCGGGCGCAGGCCATTGAAAGTGGCGCCATTCACATTGATGTAGCTTTCCTTGGTGCTCCGGCCTGCGATCGCTACGGCAACATTAACGGTATTCAAGGGCAATCAGCCTGCGGTTCTCTTGGATATGCAATACAAGATGCGGCCTATGCCGATCAAGTTGTAGCCATTACAGATAATCTCATGGCCCATCCACTGTTTCCCATTAGCATACCTCAAACCCAGGTCGATTATATTGTTGTAGTTGACAGTATTGGTGACCCAGCAGGGATCGCTTCAGGCGCCCTTCGTTATACGAAAGACCCAAAAGAATTGCTCATTGCCAAATATGCTGCCGATGTGATGGACTACTCAGGCTACTTGCAGCAGGATTTTTCCATGCAGCTTGGCAGCGGTGGCGCTTCCATGGCTGTTGGCCGGTTTATCAAAACAAAAATGCTAGAACGAGGAATTACCGGCAGCTTTGGAGTTGGCGGCATGACAGGTGTTTTTGCTGAAATGATGGAAGAAGGATTATTCAAAATGATGTTTGATGTGCAGGATTTTGACATTCCAGCGATTGAATCCATCAAGAAAAATAGCAACCATTTAGAGATGTCAGCCTCTTACTATGCAAACCCTCATAATAGTGGAGCGATTGTTAATAATCTTGACGCTGTGATATTAAGTGCAACCGAAGTTGACGTTGATTTTAATGTCAATGTGATTACCGATTCAAACGGAGTGATAATGGGTGCTTCCGGTGGTCACTGCGACACTGCAGCAGGAGCAAAACTAACCATTGTGGTAGCACCGCTGCTCCGTGGTCGTTTGCCCATGGTTAAGGATGCTGTTCAGACGGTAGTAACCCCTGGTGAAACAGTGGATGCTATTGTTACAGAGCGAGGAATTGCCATTAACCCTAAAAGATTAGACGTAATTGATAATTTAAAACATTCGGGTCTTCCCATTATGTCGATTTATGATCTTAAAGATATTGCTTATGGATTATGCGGGAAACCAGAACCGATTGAAGTCACTGATGAGATTGTTGGAGTTGTAGAATATCGGGATGGAACCATTATTGATGTAATCAGGCGTCCAATATTCTAG
- a CDS encoding aldolase/citrate lyase family protein, whose protein sequence is MEKLRRSMMFVPGNNPGMLQNAGIYGADTIILDCEDAVAITEKDSARNLVFQAISEMNYGTEVAVRINHISTPFGWDDLKRILPAKPDLIRLPMCQGPDEIRQIDEFISEAEQKNNFPAGSIKMMAAVETPKGLRLAYEIASASPRMVALAIGAEDFIANLKTTRSKLGRELLAARGQLVLAAREAGIQCIDTVFSDINDEEGFKNELELIKEMGFDGKSVVNPRQVSVVHDFFAPTAKEIDHAQRVLAAYQEALEKKSGVISLNGKMIDLPIVARAERTLAYAKATAGKGGK, encoded by the coding sequence ATGGAAAAGCTGAGAAGAAGCATGATGTTTGTTCCTGGTAACAATCCAGGAATGCTCCAAAATGCCGGAATTTATGGCGCTGATACGATCATTCTAGACTGTGAAGACGCCGTAGCGATTACGGAGAAAGATTCCGCAAGAAATCTTGTATTTCAAGCGATATCCGAAATGAATTATGGTACAGAAGTAGCTGTTCGAATCAATCACATTAGCACACCCTTTGGCTGGGATGATCTAAAACGAATCCTGCCGGCAAAACCGGATCTCATTCGTTTACCCATGTGCCAAGGGCCAGATGAAATCCGCCAAATTGATGAATTCATCAGCGAAGCAGAACAAAAAAATAACTTTCCTGCGGGATCTATAAAAATGATGGCGGCTGTTGAAACTCCCAAAGGATTACGATTAGCCTATGAAATCGCATCAGCCAGTCCCCGAATGGTGGCATTAGCCATTGGTGCAGAAGATTTTATTGCCAACTTAAAAACCACACGCAGTAAATTGGGTCGGGAGTTACTGGCGGCCAGAGGACAATTGGTACTGGCAGCTCGGGAAGCGGGCATTCAATGTATTGATACGGTTTTCTCTGATATTAATGATGAAGAAGGATTTAAAAATGAACTCGAACTCATTAAAGAAATGGGCTTTGATGGTAAATCCGTAGTAAATCCACGTCAAGTCAGTGTTGTTCATGATTTCTTTGCGCCTACGGCGAAAGAAATTGACCATGCCCAAAGAGTTCTTGCCGCTTATCAAGAAGCCCTTGAAAAAAAATCGGGGGTTATCTCACTAAACGGAAAAATGATTGATCTGCCGATTGTAGCAAGGGCAGAACGAACCTTGGCTTATGCGAAAGCTACTGCCGGGAAAGGAGGCAAATAA
- the citD gene encoding citrate lyase acyl carrier protein, translated as MSKLLKLAQAGTVESSDILITLAPADAGTGIQVELVSPTMQQYGKHINNLITETLASHGIEDVQVNATDRGALDCTIKARVITALQRAGE; from the coding sequence ATGAGTAAATTACTTAAATTAGCCCAAGCAGGGACAGTAGAATCAAGTGATATCCTTATTACTCTGGCACCAGCAGATGCTGGAACGGGGATACAAGTAGAACTAGTCAGTCCTACAATGCAGCAATATGGAAAGCATATCAACAATCTTATAACGGAGACACTTGCTAGCCACGGAATTGAAGATGTCCAGGTGAATGCTACTGACAGAGGCGCATTAGATTGTACAATAAAGGCCCGGGTAATAACTGCATTACAAAGAGCAGGAGAGTGA